The Vigna unguiculata cultivar IT97K-499-35 chromosome 6, ASM411807v1, whole genome shotgun sequence genome contains a region encoding:
- the LOC114186937 gene encoding ent-copalyl diphosphate synthase, chloroplastic-like — MFHHSPLMLHRSPSMFEVQVPNVYPVDLFEHTWIFDRLDRLGISRYFQSEIKDCVTYVSRPPEDEENINQMEKQMTQIKIDTEESY; from the exons ATGTTCCACCATTCTCCCTTGATGCTCCACCGTTCTCCCTCGATGTTTGAAGTTCAAG TTCCTAATGTCTACCCGGTGGATTTGTTTGAACACACATGGATCTTCGACAGACTTGATCGTCTTggaatttcaagatattttcAGTCAGAAATCAAAGATTGCGTGACCTATGTTTCAAG accacctgaagatgaagaaaacaTCAATCAAATGGAGAAACAAATGACTCAGATCAAGATTGATACAGAAGAATCTTATtag
- the LOC114189104 gene encoding stigma-specific STIG1-like protein 3, with protein sequence MGLLKAIFIIATTMALSITLTMKTITKEESNPVFLHHDFPSSSSSSTTPQNTILLPSKRVNRFLAQVKNPNAADHCHKDHDVCSLEGVKNSTCCNNKCIDVGYDKHNCGACKKKCKYTETCCRGECVDTNLDKRHCGECNNRCELGEYCVYGMCGYA encoded by the coding sequence ATGGGGCTCCTAAAGGCAATATTCATCATAGCAACAACCATGGCTTTGTCCATCACACTCACAATGAAGACCATCACCAAAGAGGAATCCAACCCCGTTTTTCTGCACCATGATTTTCcctcttcatcatcatcatcaaccaCTCCTCAAAACACCATTCTTCTCCCTTCTAAAAGGGTGAATCGCTTCCTCGCACAAGTGAAAAACCCTAATGCTGCTGATCACTGCCACAAGGACCATGATGTGTGCAGTTTGGAGGGTGTGAAGAACTCGACGTGTTGCAACAACAAGTGCATTGATGTAGGGTATGACAAACACAACTGTGGTGCGTGCAAGAAAAAGTGCAAGTACACAGAGACATGTTGCAGAGGGGAATGTGTGGACACCAACTTGGACAAGAGGCATTGTGGGGAGTGTAACAATCGATGTGAATTAGGTGAATATTGTGTCTATGGAATGTGTGGTTATGCCTAA
- the LOC114187111 gene encoding pyridoxal phosphate homeostasis protein: MTSPLVAEGVAVAALRSVMLRVQQAAERSSSKPDRVRVVAVSKTKPITLIRQLYDAGHRCFGENYVQEIVEKAPQLPQDIEWHFIGHLQSNKVKTLLGGVPNLAMFESVDNQKIANNLDRMVSTLGRDPLKVLVQVNTSGEESKSGIDPSNCVELAKHVKLSCPNLEFSGLMTIGMADYTSTPKNFQTLSNCRTEVCKALEIPEEQCELSMGMSGDFELAIEMGSTNVRIGSTIFGPREYPKKQE; the protein is encoded by the exons ATGACTTCTCCGTTGGTGGCGGAGGGCGTCGCCGTGGCGGCGTTGCGGTCGGTGATGCTCCGGGTGCAGCAGGCGGCTGAGCGGTCCAGCTCTAAACCGGACCGGGTCCGGGTCGTGGCGGTTTCCAAAACGAAACCCATCACTCTGATTCGACAACTCTACGACGCGGGTCACCGATGCTTCGGCGAAAACTACGTCCAAGAAATCGTTGAAAAAGCTCCTCAG CTTCCACAAGACATTGAGTGGCATTTCATTGGGCACTTGCAGAGCAACAAAGTCAAAACACTTTTAg GTGGTGTTCCAAATCTGGCCATGTTTGAGAGTGTGGACAATCAGAAG ATAGCAAATAATCTTGATCGTATGGTATCAACCCTTGGAAGAGATCCTCTGAAGGTTTTGGTCCAAGTAAATACCAGTGGAGAAGAAT CCAAATCTGGTATTGATCCTTCTAATTGTGTTGAGCTTGCAAAACACGTGAAATTGAGCTGCCCAAACCTAGAGTTCTCTGGCTTAATGACAATAGGAATGGCAGACTATACCTCAACCCCAAAGAACTTTCAG ACCCTGTCAAATTGCAGAACTGAAGTATGCAAGGCACTTGAAATACCCGAGGAGCAATGTGAACTTTCAATGGGCATGTCTGGTGATTTTGAATTAGCG ATTGAAATGGGTAGTACTAATGTGAGAATTGGATCCACAATATTTGGACCAAGGGAGTATCCAAAGAAACAAGAATAG